The Acidianus infernus genome window below encodes:
- a CDS encoding methyltransferase domain-containing protein has protein sequence MKKRTPKLRELVEGVSSYYIIGNIVILSPKKKDIDKEKLAKAIMQINPKVKAVYIKRKVSGELRISELELIGGENISRTIFKENGLLFVVDVKKVYVNPSLGGERNKIKEEVKENEKILDAFCGYGGIAIHASTISRYVVAGDLNIEGLEMLRESLSLNKKKIHLIDIVQYDAHNLPFRDKAFDKVYADNPTMILEFLNELCRVTNGELIIYILTTKDGISLIPAYKWLRVNDYSKDLFIFKGYIRCNDKNFSLITLS, from the coding sequence ATGAAAAAGAGAACTCCCAAATTGAGGGAATTAGTGGAAGGCGTATCAAGCTATTATATAATTGGTAATATAGTTATTTTATCTCCTAAGAAAAAAGATATAGACAAGGAAAAATTAGCCAAAGCAATTATGCAAATTAATCCTAAAGTTAAAGCTGTTTATATTAAGAGAAAAGTGTCTGGTGAACTTAGAATTAGCGAATTAGAATTAATAGGTGGGGAAAATATATCGAGGACAATTTTTAAAGAGAACGGCTTATTGTTTGTAGTTGACGTTAAGAAAGTCTACGTTAATCCTTCACTAGGCGGAGAGAGGAATAAAATAAAAGAAGAAGTCAAAGAAAATGAGAAAATTCTGGACGCTTTTTGTGGATATGGAGGTATTGCAATTCATGCTAGTACAATTTCTAGATACGTGGTTGCGGGTGACCTTAATATAGAAGGATTAGAAATGCTCAGAGAAAGTTTATCTCTAAATAAGAAAAAAATTCACCTAATAGATATTGTTCAGTACGATGCCCATAATTTGCCTTTTAGGGATAAAGCGTTCGATAAGGTTTATGCAGATAATCCCACGATGATTTTAGAATTCCTTAATGAGTTATGCAGAGTGACTAACGGTGAATTAATCATTTATATATTAACTACAAAGGATGGGATATCACTAATACCTGCATATAAATGGCTAAGAGTTAACGATTACTCTAAGGATCTCTTCATTTTTAAGGGGTATATCAGATGCAATGATAAAAACTTTAGCCTTATCACCTTGTCTTAA
- a CDS encoding DUF371 domain-containing protein: MSKLAVDTLEIYGHPNVLGKHKSTLEFTKENYLTSRGDCIIGINSTKAIADLKEEVKEILKENGYGYVIIKIDNLIDIVSGRGDKRMTFSNKVKIIIRKSNFISDSTLLVYSDKAAADIKRDIINRLRQGDKAKVFIIASDIPLKNEEILRVIVNS, encoded by the coding sequence ATGAGTAAGCTTGCCGTAGATACCTTAGAAATATATGGACATCCAAATGTTTTAGGAAAACATAAATCTACTTTAGAATTTACTAAAGAGAATTACTTGACTTCTAGAGGAGATTGCATAATAGGAATAAATTCCACTAAAGCAATAGCTGATTTAAAAGAAGAAGTAAAAGAAATACTTAAAGAAAATGGGTATGGCTATGTGATAATTAAGATTGATAACCTCATAGACATAGTATCAGGGAGAGGAGATAAACGAATGACATTTTCTAATAAAGTGAAGATAATTATAAGAAAATCAAATTTTATTTCTGACTCTACTCTACTAGTTTATTCCGATAAAGCAGCGGCTGACATTAAAAGAGATATTATTAATAGGTTAAGACAAGGTGATAAGGCTAAAGTTTTTATCATTGCATCTGATATACCCCTTAAAAATGAAGAGATCCTTAGAGTAATCGTTAACTCTTAG
- a CDS encoding YhbY family RNA-binding protein, protein MISEKIKKAKAEHPTIRIGKNGITEGLINEIKRQLKDHEVVKIRIGIKDQDRREIAKKVAELTNAKLVEVRGYTFILMKNE, encoded by the coding sequence ATGATCTCAGAAAAAATAAAGAAAGCAAAAGCGGAACATCCAACAATTAGAATAGGTAAGAATGGAATAACAGAAGGTTTAATAAATGAAATAAAAAGGCAATTAAAAGACCATGAAGTAGTGAAAATAAGAATTGGAATAAAAGATCAAGATAGGAGAGAAATTGCTAAAAAAGTTGCAGAATTGACTAATGCAAAATTAGTAGAAGTTAGAGGGTATACTTTTATTTTGATGAAAAATGAGTAA
- a CDS encoding ribonuclease P protein component 4 produces MNKKTLKKRALKLINDAIKLAEEGNLELARKYIMLAREYSNKGRFKIPLEYKRKFCRKCLTPLIPGKTERIRIKSKILVRSCLICGWIRRYDLRKNKESKSGTSNN; encoded by the coding sequence GTGAATAAAAAAACTCTAAAGAAGAGGGCATTAAAGCTAATAAATGATGCAATAAAGCTTGCAGAGGAAGGAAACTTAGAATTAGCCAGGAAATATATAATGTTAGCTAGAGAATATTCAAATAAAGGTAGATTCAAAATACCATTGGAATATAAAAGAAAATTTTGTAGAAAATGCCTAACCCCGTTAATACCAGGTAAAACGGAAAGAATAAGAATAAAGTCAAAGATTTTAGTTAGAAGTTGTTTAATTTGTGGGTGGATAAGGAGATATGATCTCAGAAAAAATAAAGAAAGCAAAAGCGGAACATCCAACAATTAG
- a CDS encoding 16S rRNA methyltransferase: protein MKLNFILLDSALELVPKEILNDPSVIKNAERRGKKPQDTILDISLHYHAMRKLKDWQKRGRPDIVHMAMIMILSEKEILGDFYIHTYDSRIIKVEKDMNPPKNYNRFIGLMEQLLKLGQIPPNSSRPLMKILNVKLSDIVKKYKPVLLSEDGSKIDPTYLCNENFLLGIGAFQHGDFSEEVKGIFTEHYSISKRSLETQQVVCRIISSCNYLLGWP, encoded by the coding sequence GTGAAACTTAACTTCATTCTTTTAGATTCGGCCTTAGAGCTTGTACCTAAAGAAATCTTAAACGATCCTAGTGTTATTAAAAATGCAGAAAGAAGAGGAAAGAAACCCCAAGATACTATCCTTGACATATCTTTGCATTATCATGCAATGAGAAAATTGAAAGATTGGCAAAAAAGAGGTAGACCGGATATAGTACATATGGCAATGATAATGATTTTATCTGAAAAAGAAATTTTAGGAGACTTCTATATACATACTTACGACTCTAGAATTATAAAAGTTGAGAAAGATATGAATCCGCCCAAAAATTATAATAGATTTATAGGTCTAATGGAGCAATTATTAAAACTTGGTCAAATACCTCCAAATTCTTCTAGGCCTTTAATGAAAATATTAAATGTAAAGCTATCAGACATTGTCAAAAAATATAAGCCAGTACTTCTTTCAGAGGACGGAAGTAAGATTGATCCGACATATCTTTGCAACGAAAATTTTCTTTTAGGGATAGGAGCTTTTCAGCATGGCGATTTTTCTGAAGAGGTAAAAGGAATTTTCACTGAGCATTATTCAATAAGTAAAAGATCGTTAGAAACTCAACAAGTAGTATGTAGAATAATATCTTCTTGTAATTACTTATTAGGCTGGCCCTGA
- a CDS encoding cation transporter, whose product MIPLEKLREVSKVFLFSGALLLPISIIEIYFGEIYHSAILIADSFHGFIDATSAILFSLLLNIIYRRSNKFPWGLYNLESIAVLFVTIFIVILSINYINLIISDVNYEVPAWLSSIIYSSSVLTFVVFILEKRYSWISLVKTDLTHSKLDLFMEIVSGFAIIINEYYLTLTVVFTIIGFILADAIRQFKEAIYSLIGINCDAPFKDRIKTILESLGINIKSIYVRKLGSFYMVYVVISLPPDCKLSNVYKIRKTVKRIVNSFENVAMIEVRVVPEKIKKHKLQITNDAPKVSNGNKVNETNWTKYSANFKDIENGRELIKRAVTKD is encoded by the coding sequence TTGATACCCTTAGAAAAATTAAGGGAAGTTTCAAAGGTATTTTTATTTTCTGGAGCATTACTCTTGCCAATTTCAATCATAGAAATATATTTTGGTGAGATTTATCACTCGGCTATACTTATAGCGGACTCTTTTCACGGTTTTATAGATGCAACTTCAGCAATATTATTCTCTCTATTACTTAATATAATATATCGAAGATCAAATAAATTTCCATGGGGATTATATAACCTTGAAAGTATAGCTGTATTATTTGTTACAATATTTATAGTAATTCTCTCAATTAATTATATTAATTTAATAATTAGCGACGTCAACTATGAAGTACCGGCGTGGTTATCGTCAATAATATACTCAAGTAGCGTATTAACTTTTGTAGTATTTATACTCGAGAAACGATATTCTTGGATCTCTCTAGTAAAAACAGATCTTACTCATAGTAAATTAGATTTGTTTATGGAAATAGTAAGTGGATTTGCAATAATTATAAATGAATATTATCTCACATTAACTGTAGTTTTTACTATAATAGGCTTTATTCTAGCTGACGCAATAAGGCAATTTAAAGAGGCAATTTATTCGTTGATAGGCATTAACTGTGATGCCCCATTTAAGGATAGGATAAAGACAATTTTAGAGAGCCTTGGCATTAATATCAAAAGTATATACGTAAGAAAACTAGGTTCCTTTTACATGGTATATGTTGTTATTTCATTACCACCCGATTGCAAACTTTCAAATGTATATAAGATAAGAAAAACTGTAAAGAGAATTGTAAATTCATTTGAAAATGTTGCCATGATTGAAGTAAGAGTAGTTCCAGAGAAAATTAAAAAGCATAAATTACAAATTACTAATGATGCACCAAAAGTTAGTAACGGCAATAAAGTTAATGAGACAAATTGGACCAAATATTCCGCTAATTTCAAAGATATTGAAAACGGAAGAGAGCTTATTAAAAGAGCAGTTACTAAAGATTAA
- a CDS encoding menaquinone biosynthesis family protein: MVTIKVGALADSGDLYPFIPLIEGKIKPEGFNLEIEIIPTVQDVNEKVLKKEVDVSVPSAAMYPYIQDDYYIMSNAVASAVDGITGMPILASKEMSLDEVKKSRLIVHGPNTSAFTLYKLLIGKYGKLVIIKRVLDEIKGLGTEGDVLVAVHEIKMMYAMQKLGVKYYKIGSMWDMWKNISNNAPMPMGMVVVSKELGKDLALKFKEVYEKSKKYAEKNLQEIIPKDVEIMREAQGANLDKEIVEKTIWADIQEYNVPESEVIKGLETFYRLTEEKGILPKVKKLDLI; the protein is encoded by the coding sequence ATGGTAACAATAAAAGTTGGCGCCTTAGCGGATTCGGGCGATCTATATCCTTTTATACCATTGATCGAAGGAAAAATAAAACCAGAAGGTTTTAACTTAGAAATTGAGATTATACCAACTGTTCAAGATGTAAACGAGAAAGTACTAAAGAAGGAAGTCGATGTATCGGTGCCATCAGCTGCTATGTATCCCTACATTCAAGACGATTATTATATTATGAGCAATGCAGTAGCTTCTGCAGTAGATGGAATAACGGGTATGCCGATTTTAGCTTCTAAAGAAATGAGCTTAGACGAAGTAAAGAAATCTAGGTTAATAGTTCATGGTCCAAATACTTCGGCCTTTACTCTTTATAAGTTACTTATAGGAAAATATGGAAAATTAGTAATAATTAAGAGGGTTCTAGATGAAATCAAGGGCTTAGGTACTGAAGGAGACGTGCTAGTTGCTGTTCATGAAATTAAAATGATGTATGCAATGCAGAAATTGGGTGTTAAATATTACAAGATAGGTAGTATGTGGGATATGTGGAAGAACATTTCAAACAACGCCCCAATGCCGATGGGTATGGTTGTAGTATCTAAGGAATTAGGAAAAGATTTAGCCTTAAAATTCAAGGAAGTTTACGAGAAAAGTAAAAAATATGCTGAAAAGAATTTACAGGAGATAATTCCTAAAGATGTTGAGATAATGAGAGAAGCACAAGGAGCTAATTTAGATAAGGAAATAGTAGAAAAAACGATATGGGCGGATATTCAAGAATATAATGTTCCGGAGAGCGAAGTTATCAAAGGTTTAGAAACATTCTATAGGCTTACAGAAGAAAAGGGAATTTTACCTAAAGTTAAGAAGCTAGACTTAATTTAA
- a CDS encoding DUF84 family protein, which yields MLVSVGSKNRTKVEAVKEALDIIGLKAEIVAMEVDSGVSSQPYCKETLFGARNRAIRALRTANADIGIGIEGGICFEYNKVLAFAVVYAVDKEGNENFSKSAAFTLPSKVVKYINQGFELGYAVDKAYSKSGSKYSEGAVGILTKYIDRKRLYVDPVILALYPFYNKNI from the coding sequence ATGTTAGTTTCAGTAGGTAGTAAAAATAGGACTAAAGTTGAGGCAGTAAAAGAAGCATTAGATATCATTGGACTTAAGGCTGAAATTGTTGCAATGGAAGTAGATTCTGGAGTTTCTTCTCAACCTTACTGTAAAGAAACTTTATTTGGTGCAAGAAACAGGGCAATTAGAGCGTTGAGAACTGCAAATGCAGATATAGGAATAGGAATAGAAGGTGGAATATGCTTTGAGTATAATAAAGTATTAGCTTTTGCTGTAGTATATGCAGTAGATAAGGAAGGTAACGAAAACTTCTCAAAGTCTGCGGCTTTCACTCTACCTTCAAAAGTAGTGAAGTATATAAATCAAGGTTTTGAACTAGGCTATGCCGTGGATAAAGCTTATTCTAAGTCAGGGTCAAAATATTCTGAAGGCGCAGTCGGAATTCTTACCAAGTATATTGATAGAAAAAGACTATATGTAGACCCAGTAATTTTAGCATTATATCCATTTTATAATAAAAATATTTAG
- the trxA gene encoding thioredoxin, translating into MSSDYDPELDELLKKKFKQIMNTTKGMQENQKNQEELVAHLDSNTFDNFIKSHKVAVIDFWAEWCAPCIMLAPIIEELAKDYPQVGFGKVNSDENQDIAARYGVMSLPTVIFFKNGEPVDEVIGAVPREEIEIRIKELLK; encoded by the coding sequence ATGAGTAGCGATTACGATCCAGAACTAGATGAGTTATTAAAGAAAAAATTTAAACAGATAATGAACACAACTAAAGGTATGCAAGAAAATCAAAAAAACCAAGAAGAACTAGTAGCACATTTAGATAGCAATACCTTTGATAATTTTATAAAATCTCATAAAGTAGCAGTAATAGACTTTTGGGCAGAATGGTGCGCTCCTTGTATAATGCTAGCACCAATTATTGAAGAATTAGCAAAAGATTATCCGCAAGTAGGATTTGGAAAAGTGAATTCTGACGAAAATCAAGATATTGCAGCAAGATATGGAGTTATGAGTTTACCTACCGTTATATTCTTTAAGAATGGAGAACCTGTAGATGAAGTCATAGGAGCTGTTCCAAGAGAAGAAATTGAAATAAGAATTAAGGAATTATTAAAGTGA
- a CDS encoding FAD-dependent oxidoreductase: protein MVNIIIGGGITGLFTAFKISDAIIIDEKENLRNSNASLWSIIPPLCGKYFNDCLKGEDDYVKIGNEYGIYFRKTFLLRKSEKPLGGGKMMDKKEIKEIEPSIDLDYAEYFDNSLFIDGDELLQKVGKEFPFLHAKVTKINVKGNYVESIETSAGVLKGENYIITASYLLSDLIGNYVKLIPFKGHLIIAEPSKKLNGIVVIGDRIAVQGKKMYLNGDSKQDSSMDIDFEEVKKTISTFSNLISKSNLEIRVGFRSVSENNEPILIKPFENLIIVGGYRFGYAIAPYLAEKVKEMVKE from the coding sequence ATGGTCAATATCATTATTGGAGGAGGAATAACTGGGTTATTTACGGCATTTAAGATTTCAGATGCAATAATTATCGATGAAAAAGAAAACTTAAGAAATTCTAACGCTAGTTTATGGTCAATAATTCCTCCATTATGTGGAAAATATTTCAACGACTGCCTAAAAGGAGAAGACGATTATGTGAAAATAGGTAATGAATATGGAATATATTTCAGAAAAACATTCTTGCTAAGGAAATCTGAGAAACCTTTAGGAGGAGGTAAAATGATGGATAAAAAGGAAATAAAAGAGATAGAACCTTCAATAGATTTAGATTACGCTGAATATTTTGATAATTCACTTTTCATAGATGGAGATGAATTATTACAGAAGGTTGGAAAAGAATTTCCTTTCCTTCATGCGAAAGTTACTAAAATTAATGTAAAAGGTAATTATGTAGAAAGCATAGAAACTTCTGCTGGAGTATTAAAAGGAGAAAATTACATTATTACTGCAAGCTATCTTCTTTCAGATCTTATAGGTAATTATGTTAAACTAATTCCTTTTAAAGGGCATTTAATAATAGCCGAACCGTCTAAGAAACTGAACGGAATAGTAGTTATAGGCGATAGAATAGCGGTCCAAGGGAAAAAGATGTATTTAAATGGCGATTCAAAGCAGGATAGCTCTATGGATATAGATTTTGAAGAAGTTAAGAAAACAATTTCAACTTTTAGTAACTTGATAAGCAAAAGTAACCTTGAAATTAGAGTAGGATTTAGAAGTGTAAGTGAAAATAACGAGCCAATATTGATTAAACCTTTTGAAAATCTTATAATTGTTGGAGGATATAGGTTTGGATACGCAATAGCTCCATATTTAGCAGAAAAAGTAAAGGAGATGGTAAAGGAATGA
- a CDS encoding D-aminoacyl-tRNA deacylase gives MNIKVIISNVDAVGKTVKKLGYKFEEINEDVIDFKYNSGDAIVVICRHESSAKIPSLTVHHPGNIGNKTMGGEANKLGVAFPRLITSIYREISKIDVNIDKVFEATHHGPTYQTVPVIFAEVGSSEEFWNNEKLVKNLVDAVLRGIERLEETTCDNVILAFGGPHYAHNVSKLAMKSCISHIISKHNISELNSNIIQQALEKTINRIDTILFDSLNQKTREKILSLINSNNISIKSI, from the coding sequence ATGAATATTAAAGTAATAATTTCTAACGTTGACGCAGTGGGAAAAACTGTTAAAAAATTAGGATATAAATTTGAAGAAATAAATGAAGACGTAATAGATTTTAAATATAATTCTGGTGATGCAATAGTAGTAATATGTAGGCATGAAAGCTCCGCAAAGATTCCTTCATTAACTGTTCATCATCCAGGTAATATAGGTAATAAAACAATGGGAGGAGAGGCAAATAAACTAGGGGTAGCATTTCCAAGACTTATAACTTCAATATATCGGGAAATATCAAAGATTGATGTTAACATAGATAAAGTATTTGAAGCCACACATCACGGCCCTACTTATCAAACTGTCCCAGTGATTTTCGCTGAAGTAGGTAGCAGTGAGGAATTTTGGAATAACGAGAAATTGGTCAAAAATTTAGTTGATGCAGTTTTGAGGGGAATTGAGAGATTAGAAGAAACTACTTGTGATAACGTTATTTTAGCTTTTGGTGGCCCACATTATGCGCATAATGTTTCAAAGCTTGCAATGAAATCATGTATATCACATATTATATCTAAACATAATATATCAGAATTAAATTCGAACATTATTCAGCAAGCATTAGAAAAAACTATTAACAGAATTGATACTATATTATTCGATAGCTTAAACCAGAAAACTAGAGAAAAAATACTATCTTTGATTAATAGTAATAATATATCTATTAAGTCTATTTAA
- a CDS encoding 2,3-diphosphoglycerate-dependent phosphoglycerate mutase: protein MVLVLFVRHGHSVSNQNKILSHDINNYPLTEEGQIQAKNTAKELSKLKITKIFTSPILRAYQTATIIANELGLIPIIDDRLRERYLGDLNNKKFDPSDHWKIKLIKGQIEVKGLEPWESMQRRMIEFVNSIKNEEGAVVAVSHYDPIRALIGYILGLDDISVFGISLPNASITAIEMIDGKFRLHSIGSPILSQELLNRLNRYIITINQR from the coding sequence ATGGTATTAGTATTATTCGTTAGACATGGGCACAGCGTCTCTAATCAAAACAAAATTTTGTCACATGATATTAACAATTACCCTTTGACAGAAGAAGGACAAATCCAAGCTAAAAACACCGCTAAAGAATTGTCAAAACTTAAAATAACTAAGATTTTCACTAGTCCTATACTTAGAGCATATCAAACTGCTACAATAATAGCAAATGAATTAGGTCTGATACCGATTATAGACGATAGATTGAGGGAAAGATATTTGGGTGATCTAAATAATAAAAAATTTGACCCCTCTGATCATTGGAAAATAAAATTAATAAAAGGACAAATAGAAGTTAAAGGACTAGAACCTTGGGAATCCATGCAAAGGAGGATGATAGAATTTGTTAATTCTATCAAGAATGAGGAAGGTGCAGTAGTTGCTGTTTCTCACTATGACCCTATAAGAGCACTTATAGGTTATATTTTAGGCTTAGATGATATTTCAGTCTTCGGAATTTCCTTACCAAATGCAAGCATAACTGCTATAGAAATGATTGACGGAAAGTTTAGACTCCATTCTATAGGATCTCCTATACTTTCACAGGAGTTATTAAATAGACTTAATAGATATATTATTACTATTAATCAAAGATAG
- a CDS encoding CBS domain-containing protein, with protein MAAKVSQIATTKVYVVKPNVTIAEAAKEMKEHNLGSLVVIDSQNRVAGIITERDIVRAVSNRDIDSPVEKYMTKEVKGVTEDTEVTDALDVMLNNGFRHLPIIRRDGKLYGIVSIRDLARALLDVHTMQFGKPAEEVKGTGVVCPVCGMEIDEYGYCGCGAGSG; from the coding sequence ATGGCAGCAAAAGTTTCTCAAATAGCCACTACAAAAGTTTATGTAGTTAAGCCTAACGTTACAATAGCAGAAGCCGCAAAGGAAATGAAAGAGCACAATTTAGGTTCATTAGTAGTTATAGATTCTCAAAATAGAGTAGCTGGAATTATAACAGAGAGAGATATAGTTAGGGCAGTTTCTAATAGAGATATTGACAGCCCAGTAGAAAAATACATGACTAAAGAGGTAAAAGGAGTAACTGAAGATACCGAAGTTACTGATGCATTAGATGTAATGCTAAATAACGGATTTAGACATTTACCAATAATTAGACGCGATGGAAAACTGTACGGAATAGTTTCTATACGTGACTTAGCTAGAGCTTTATTAGATGTACACACAATGCAGTTTGGTAAACCTGCTGAAGAAGTCAAAGGAACTGGCGTAGTTTGTCCAGTATGTGGTATGGAAATTGATGAATATGGATATTGTGGTTGTGGGGCTGGATCCGGCTAA
- a CDS encoding archaea-specific SMC-related protein — MKVRVYNIGGIVSPLEVELIKGVNIYKAPNAYGKTSLAKALVSLLTSAIKPDDLLNVFANSGYVELDLDGRTYYRRIKRVKNKIMESSKLLLDDDRALLLSYFSPENKLLNQIMSGEENVEWFISATSKINELKSKKEEMETKLHNLQAEIDDLNRKYKEAIELQTKIKQIEDEIARLEKEKESDKVLNKTTQTISITNENKLRDIKEKIEVKKRELEDLQNRIARLDQEIKNKESLASPEIRQSYERQLQEINAQLQKITAQRNEAEIEIRLLEKVLDQIRESEKQHLTTCYVCGSHVDPSIWKVRIDVISKELQEKNSLYSGIKKEADELLSKKAEIEKKLKELDQISSEISKLKISRSELENRIESVKSTIDDLERQRREMEERFNRNAELYRVYDINDSINRRIEELKKKKDEYEYELAINGVPSTILNKISEKQKELQEVQKMVDDLEKEYMRRLTIAREEFVKIANYLLKELEFDLRAEIDENDRLVVKRNDATLELRKLSSSERTTLALILVLTALKSYFKTPFFIVDESFMTFDQRRFDKIVKYLNSVTDYVIITKSDENIELLKETMEPLASS; from the coding sequence ATGAAGGTAAGAGTATATAATATCGGTGGTATTGTAAGCCCTTTAGAAGTAGAATTAATAAAAGGGGTTAATATATATAAAGCTCCAAACGCTTATGGTAAGACATCGCTAGCAAAAGCCCTAGTTTCATTATTAACATCAGCAATTAAGCCTGACGATTTACTTAACGTATTTGCCAATTCTGGATACGTAGAACTTGATCTGGATGGAAGAACCTACTATAGAAGAATTAAAAGAGTTAAGAATAAAATAATGGAAAGTTCTAAATTATTACTAGACGACGACAGAGCTCTTCTATTATCATACTTCTCTCCGGAGAATAAGCTATTAAATCAAATAATGAGCGGAGAGGAAAACGTAGAATGGTTTATTTCTGCTACTTCTAAAATTAATGAACTAAAATCAAAAAAGGAAGAAATGGAAACTAAATTACATAACTTACAGGCTGAGATTGACGATCTAAATAGAAAGTATAAGGAAGCAATAGAATTACAAACAAAGATAAAACAAATCGAAGATGAAATAGCTAGACTAGAAAAAGAGAAGGAAAGCGATAAGGTATTAAATAAAACCACTCAGACAATTAGTATTACTAACGAGAATAAACTTCGCGATATAAAGGAAAAGATCGAAGTTAAAAAGAGAGAGCTAGAAGATTTGCAAAACAGAATAGCAAGACTGGACCAGGAAATAAAGAATAAAGAGAGCTTAGCATCCCCTGAAATCAGACAATCTTACGAAAGGCAACTTCAAGAAATAAATGCGCAATTACAGAAGATTACAGCTCAAAGAAATGAGGCGGAAATAGAAATAAGATTACTTGAAAAAGTTTTAGATCAAATAAGAGAATCAGAAAAACAACACTTAACTACATGTTATGTATGTGGAAGTCATGTAGATCCTTCAATATGGAAAGTTAGAATTGATGTAATTTCCAAAGAGTTACAAGAGAAGAATTCTCTATATTCCGGAATAAAGAAGGAGGCCGATGAACTATTAAGTAAGAAAGCTGAGATTGAGAAAAAACTGAAAGAATTGGATCAAATAAGCTCTGAAATTTCAAAGCTAAAGATTTCAAGATCAGAACTTGAGAATAGAATAGAAAGCGTAAAGTCAACTATAGATGATTTAGAAAGGCAAAGAAGAGAGATGGAGGAAAGGTTCAACAGAAATGCTGAGTTATATAGAGTTTACGATATTAACGATTCTATAAATAGGAGAATAGAGGAATTAAAGAAAAAGAAGGATGAATACGAATATGAATTAGCGATAAATGGAGTCCCATCAACGATATTAAATAAAATTAGTGAGAAACAGAAAGAATTACAGGAAGTACAAAAAATGGTAGATGATTTAGAAAAAGAATATATGAGAAGACTAACTATAGCAAGAGAAGAGTTCGTTAAAATAGCAAATTACCTGCTTAAAGAGTTAGAATTCGACTTAAGAGCAGAGATTGACGAAAATGATAGACTGGTAGTTAAAAGAAATGACGCTACATTAGAACTAAGAAAGCTGTCATCGTCAGAAAGGACTACATTGGCTTTAATTTTAGTATTAACTGCACTGAAATCCTACTTTAAGACGCCATTCTTCATAGTAGACGAATCATTCATGACGTTCGATCAAAGAAGGTTTGATAAAATAGTGAAATACCTTAATAGTGTAACAGACTATGTAATAATAACTAAGAGTGATGAAAATATAGAATTGCTTAAGGAGACCATGGAACCTCTAGCCTCTTCATAA